In Citrus sinensis cultivar Valencia sweet orange chromosome 3, DVS_A1.0, whole genome shotgun sequence, the sequence gtgaTATGTTTATGTGACAGTCATCCGAACATCACCGCCACTTCACATAAATTGACTTTCTATGGAAAATACTCTCACTATTCAGCATTGACtaaaaaaggattaaaaaagggaaaaagggaaaacaagGCCACTAACATGACTTAGTGCTTATCACTGAAATCTGAACAAAGATTGGACTGTGACAAGAAGAAGGATACCCACCCGGTGAcgattacaaaataaattaaaagaaaataatgaaaatggagAGGATAAGTCATAAGTAAAATGTTTTATAGGGCAGTGGACCCACAAGAAACACGCTTAGAGGTTAAggacaatttaaaaataaaatttgtcggTGGATTTATGGATTTTTGATAGACAGCCAGTGCCAAAGCCAACCCAAAGACCAAGCTAAGGCTGTAGTCTACGCAAAATCTGCAGCAGGTGCTAGAAggcttatctttttttatcttacTTGCTCTTGAGAGTTGTCCGCTGTGTGCTCGGTTTACGTATTGGAGATTTCAGAGAGAgcgagagggagagagagagagatttgtGCGTGTCTCTGTCTGATCAAAATGAACGGTGTTGATGCGTATGGTGTGATGGAGGCGCAGTACATACGGAGGCATCATAGGCACGAGCCCAGAGAGAATCAGTGTACCTCTGCCCTGGTCAAGCACATCAGAGCTCCTGTTCATCTCGTAAATAAACTTTCTGTTTACCTTCCGATCAATTCTTTCAGTTTCTTTTACTGGCTTAACTGACACCGTTTGATTTGGTTGACTTTGTTGCATGGCCTCTTTATTCTGAATTAGAGACAGATCTGAATAATAATTGGAAATTGAATTGTGATTTGGTTCAGTTTACTACATCCGACAAGTCTGCTTCGCTTTTTCTCAATTATGGAATTTCAAATGGTGTATTTGCAggcttctcaaaaaaaaaaaaaaacggtGTATTGTCAgggattttttaaattttattttgaacttgATAAACTTTCTTCTGATGAAGTTTACTGAAAATTTCACGTATCTTTTTTCCGCTTGGTTACCAAGAAAATGCATGACCGaaaagcctttttttttactaaaaaattttcatcatttaccAGCATGTTACGAAGGGAGCCTCTgagttacaataattgtaacatacatcTCTCATGTGAACCGCACAAAATTGTACGATCCATAATTTATGTGGTTCACATGAGAgatgtatgttacaattattgtaacttagcatttgcCTGTTaggaattaaaagaataaacaaaagttaagtcactttttTCTAAGATCGCCTTCTATTTTAAACCTTTGATATTTTGTTcggtttttttgttttttttattttgtttttgtggaCTAATAGTGTGGTTAATTGATCAGGTATGGTCTTTGGTAAGGCGATTTGATCAGCCACAGAAGTACAAGCCATTCGTTAGCAGGTGTGTGGTTAATGGGGACCTTGGAATTGGTAGTGTTAGAGAAGTGAATGTCAAATCTGGGCTTCCTGCGACCACCAGCACTGAAAGGCTGGAACTTCTTGACGATGAAGAGCACATCCTCGGAATCAAAATTGTTGGCGGTGATCACAGGCTTAGGGTATAATACTTTTACTCCCAGCTCTTCTCATTTTCTATAGGTTCCGTTGTATCTACTACTTATTTGTGCAAGTGTCTTTGTTAGTTCAATTAAGGCTCAAATAGTCAAATTTAGTGCAGCCGAAGCCTGAGTTGTCgttaaaggaaaatatttcttgtaattttggCTTGGCGGGTTATGAGAATGTACTACTCTGTAGACTCTTATGAATTGTGATTATTGTTTATAGAGtagaaataacaataaatttccGCTTCTAAGGTTGTTGGAGGGAactattttgtaaaacacaccCTTTAATTGTTGGCAGgtcatgattttttaaaatgtttccCTTACTAACGAGCTTTCTTATCGTTTGTTAAATTTACAGAACTACTCTTCGATCATGACTGTCCATCCGGAGATCATCGACGGGAGACCTGGGACGCTGGTAATTGAGTCATTTGTAGTAGATGTTCCAGAAGGAAACACAAAGGATGAGACATGCTACTTTGTTCAGGCCTTGATCAGGTGCAATCTCAAATCTCTGGCTGATGTCTCTGAGAGGATGGCGGTGCAGGACCGAACTGAACCAATCAACCAATTCTGATGGGAGAACTACGGTGTGCATGACATGATGGTTCTAGATTCCCAGAATCTTTTTAGGGATTTTCTTGGCAGAAGTTTTGAACACCTTGTGCCTTTCCATCTTGTGGGAGACCCTTTACTCTTTCTGCCTGCTTTTGCTTCCGTTTGTTTTCTGTTTCAACACTGCCCTTTCCATCCATTTAGTACCAAAATATAGGTTCTTTAGGTAAAGTTTCCATGAATTCCAAGGATCCCAGTGTTTTTGCTTTTAcagtttttttccccctcttttCCCCTTTCGGTGCATGGTGTTATGTTATATATTATACATGTatctgtaaatattttatgtttatttaacaagTAGTTGGTGCCTTGCACCAGTGGCTTGCTTCTTGTAGTTCCAGCTTCTAGGTACAGGAAGGATTCAGCAGAGACCCCAAGGTGGCAGTAGAGCTTTGTTACTTGTTTTGTACATATTCTTGTCTTTCTCAGTGAATTACTGCTTGCCTTTTGTTTTTCCGTGTGTTCTGCTGCTCTTTCAATTACTTCCTTAAACAGCGGTGTTATTTTATCTTTGTATGGAAAATATCGCAGGTTTTTTCGGTGTACCCTTGGTTGACTTTGACTCgtgtgtaattaatttaagggCTATCAGACGGTTGCAATTGTTGCTGATGCAAGATTGTTAAAATTAGCAATTGTTGCAATTTTAGAATGCGACCGTAcgataaatttgtaaattaacgAACCCTTGATGGCTCAATGAATAGATTCATCGTAGATTGTGATGAGTAATAAAGCAACGTTATTGATGAGGATATGATGAATCACCCTTTTCCAAAGTGCGGAAGCGGAAGGTTTGTTGGTCATTGTTGGCGTGTGACCCTAGAAGTGGGAGAAAAGGACAAAGAGGTCTGTGACATTGGGTAAAAAGAGAAgactgaaaattgaaaatcctCATTAGGAAGGCCTAGGAAACTGTCCTCCGAGAGGCTGGAGTTGCCTGCCAAAGTATTGTCGTTAAATGGTAAATGGAATGATTGAGAGAATACGATGGCGCAATAACTCCTGGGCATTTTATAGAAGCTAACCAAAAGTAGTAACTTGAGAACACGCTATAAAGCAGGGATGGAGTATGAACTTACATCAATACATCACTTCTATTCCAGCCAATACAGTTTGTGGCACATAAATTAGAAGTCAGTGAGTTTTTCGGATCTGATCGGTAACTGTGTTATCTTTCATCCTAGAGTCTATCATCTAAAACGCATACAAACACACAATTATGCTATTTTTCCACTAACGTTTACATCTTTAGCCTAGAATCAGAAAAAAGCCAGTTACATGAACACCAGTTATTGCCAGCAATCATTGCAGGAGCACTCACCTTCTCTAAAATGATGGAAGCGAGCACCATCACGGAGGAAAATCTCTCGGCCTCGTACCAACGACATGTATTTCGCTGCAGTATGGCAATCAGAGCAAACTCTTGTGTTCTTAATCACCCTGATTGGTGCTCTGCTTTTTGTCTTCATCAGTCCATACACGATAGCTAATTTCTCTGTATGACTCAACAGCACCTTCCCCTTTTCTTCTTCGTCGATGTCTTGATATACACACCTGGTGTCTGGCACATAACCGAGTTTTTTCATTTCAGAAACCAAATGAtataactcaaaatatatttctcCCGTTGCTGGATGAGGCGCTCCTTCGGCAGAGAACACGTGAACTATCTGATCGATTTGAATCCAACTCCATACGAGTACACTTTTAACTCCTACCTCATCCATCGAATGTCTAAGACGTTCAACATCCTCCCATCTATTTGACATAGCAAGCAAGTTCATCATTAAATTGTAATTAGCAGAATTACATGGCTCTAACTTGAAAAGTCTCCTTGATGCAATCTCTGCATACTCCAAGTGTCCATGGATTCGACAAGATCCCAGAAGGGCACCCCAGATGGTAGCATCTGGCTTGAATGGCATTGTTCTAATGAAGTCCCAAGCTTCATCAAGATAACCAGCTTTTCCAAGAAGATCCACCATGCATGAGTAGTGCTCTATGGTTGGTATTATGTTATAATCTGTGCTCATACTGTCAAAATACTTCCACCCTTCTTCAACTAAACCAGAGTTCTTACAAGCAGCGAGGAGAGCCGTGAAGGTTATAGCATCTGGTTGGAAACCTGTTTCAAGCAATTcatgaaaaagtaaaattgcCTCTTTTCCATTGCCATAAATGGCAAACCCCATGATCATGCAATTCCAAGATGCTAATGTTTTGTTTGCACTCTTTCTGAAAACCTCACGAGCACTTTTCAAATTGCCGGATTTACTGTACATGTCAATTAGCCCTGTGGCCACATATGCATCTTTGATGAAACCGTTTTTCAGACAAAGGCAGTGTATCTCTTTACCATTCTGCAGCAAACCTAGGCCTCCACAAGTTTGAAGTAAGCTGGACATAGTTGTAGAGTTGGGCTTGATATCTTCTTGTTGCATTTGGATGAAAAATTTAAGAGATTCcctataattttcattttgcaaaCTGCCAGATATTAAAGAGGTCCATGTAACCACGTTAGGATAGATTCCTGAATTTTTCATATGATGAATGATGACCAAAGCTTCCTTACTCTGGCCCCAAATTGAATAGCCAGATACCAGACTGTTCCAAGAAACTAAGTCAGGTTTAATTTCTTCCTCCTCCATCTGATTCAACATTTTTTTGGCATTGACAAAAAGACCCTTGAAACAATAACCTGATATTAGTGAGTTCCAAGCTACAATATTCCTGTTCTTCATATTATCAAAAACTTCCTGAGCATTTTGTAAGCAATCATTCTTTACGTACATATCCATCAATGAAGTTCCAACATATAAATCATAGTCAAGTccatttcttaaaatatagcCATGACTCTCTCTCCCATATTTCAAGAGCCTCAATTCAGTAACTGCCTGAAGAACAACACTGACAGAACTAGCATTTGGCCTGAATCCAAAACTCTGCATTCCACGCAAAAGTGTCAGGACATTTTGGTAAGAGCCATGAGTGAAATGACCTGACAAAAGGCAATTCCAGGTTATTATATCTGGTTGTATTCTGGATGAATTCATTTTATTGAAAAGGGACCAAGCGACATCCACATAACCAAGTCCAGTGTAACTCGAGATCATCGAGTTCCATGAAGATAAATTATGATCCTTCATCGAATCAAAAACTCTTGTTGCCAGTTCAAGTTTGTTGTTTCTAGAGTACATGCTAATCAGGCAATTGCATACCGACAAATTTGATTCCAATGCAGATTTTAAAACATACCCATGAATTTGCTTTCCTTCATGAAAAGCTCCCACTTTTGCACAAGCTTGTAGCATCTTCACAATTGTTCTGCTAATAGCTTTTGCTGACGAAAACTGCATTTCTCGAAACAATTTAATGGCATTTTCCCATTTCTCATTCCTCAATTTTACCATGATTATCTCGTTCCACAATAGATCATCTTCAAGATCTGACACTTCACTGAATAATTTATTAGCACTTTCTACATCCCGACACTTCccataaaaattcatcaatgcACACTTCAAATgcacatcaaaatcaaaacctctcTTGATCAGACTGGCGTGAACTTCCACACCCAGCCAAAATGCCATTAGTTTTGTGCAAAGCTTCAAAATTATAGTAAGAATTCTACTACGAAAAATTACACCCTTACCATGCAACTCTCCCCAAACCTCAAGAAGTTCTTGCACTTCCCCGCCAAAACTCTCATAATCTTCCAAAAAAGAACTCCAATCTGCATAACTCCTCGAAAAATACAGAAAGAAAGCTTTTGCAGCTGACGTAAAATCACCAAATTCCAagtaatgaaaaatcaaactttTAACCATGTCATCAGAATTCCAAATCTTTCCCATTTTTATCATCTGGGCATGCTTAGATTTAACTGAACTCAGACATCTGAACTTATTTGTTTCattcaagaaacaaaaacctGAGGAAATACAAGAGAGTTGAGCTTGTTTGGCAAGGGTATCTGTGGGAGGAAGAGCAAGAGAAGTTGGTGAATTAGTTATGGAATTTGGCTTGTGAGAGTGCCGATTTTGATTGATGGATGTTCTAGTGTTGAAGTGGTGATAAATTGAATGTAATTTGGGCATGACGATGGCGGTATTTTGTCGGGTAAGCTGTGAAGAACCAACACAGGCTATGTAATATAATAACAAGGCGAAGAAGCTCTCACTTCCCACTGACAGTACAGACACCGCTTTGAAATTTGTAACttcacattttctttgttgatTTTGTGGATGAGGTCTATCCTGAGATTTCGTGCCCTGAAACGGCTCGTTTTCGCCTCCCACCTGAAACGCACCGTTTAATCGTTCGGACATTAAACGTGGAATGATTATTATGTTGATGTGTATCGTCATTACATTACGCGCATGGTAACATAATGCGTTTCGTATGATtgatattcattaaaattggccaaaaaataaaaaataaaaaatccccACTTTACGGATTTCAAAAAGTAATCAAATAGTTTAATGGAGATTTGAAAGCAAAAGTACAAATTATCCTTTCGGCTTTCAAGTTTTTGTTTGCGAGGAGGCCATCACCAAGATGGGGATGCAAAGGTAAAGAGCCTGTTTGCTCTTCAAACCTAACAGTGCTGTATAATAATGTAGAGCAGGCAACTCAAAGTTTGTTTCCACCCCAACGAAGGCCCCCAAGCCTAGTTTGCCTACACATTTTGGTGGCATGGCAATTTTGGAAGCCCTTTAGGGGTAGTCAACAACCAGTGACTTGAAGTTGAAGTTGAGGGCCATGCTCATCGGATTGCCTCATTAACTCAGCCTCAGCTTCTTACCATTTATAGCCACCACTAAGAATATGTTGTTGGAGAAATTCTTTTTATCAAATAGTCTCAgagacaaaatataaaaagtaaatatccGTCAGTCAACATCAACATTCAACAAGAGTGAAGCAGCTACATATTCATTCATAATCTCATTGAGTCCGCGCAAAAACCATTCCAAATATCCATATCCAATGGAGCATTACACAAGTTGGAAGGACTGATCTATTTCTTATCCATTCATCAATTTGTCAATCAAGGTTCTTATGATTGCTCTATTTTCTCTAGTTCTTGAAACATTTTCTTGATTTCATCATGCATCTTACAGAATACCGAGGtcaaccgaaaaaaaaaaacaccagaGGCTTATTTAAAACGACTATATtttatgaacaaatttaaCCGACAGTTAAATGATTACAAATATTCCATGCAAATGATTACAATGAAGCCAGAGACTCTTCTATTCGCACTTTTgtgttgaaatattttttattcgtTGGTGACATGGTAAGGGTCAAAAGCACATTCTTGACTCTAGCTCTGAGCTAGCACACTCTCAACTCTAGCCATGACGTAGCCCGCTGTAAGCGTGTTGTGTTTgttgtatatttaattaacacGTGTggaagcaaaataaataaacaaacaccGCTGCACTTCCCACACCAAGGTATCAAGTAATATCACAATGATGCCACGGAAAAATTGGATCTTGAAAATCATGAATTTACAACACTCATCCAATGAAAATCTATACGCTAATCTCAAATGACAAAAGGCCACAGTTTGGAATAACTTTTCTTCCCAATAAAAATGGCTCTACTTTGTTCTGAAAAAGACATATTCGGAACTGATAATGTGTTCTTCTATCCTCCTGTATCTATATGTTATAACAACCCACTAACTGACAATTGCAATGGTTGCATAATCTGAAAAGGCTATCACAAAATGCAATACACATTACACTAGAATACCCAAAACACAGTGCCCTAAAATAGAAGAGTCAGTTTATCTTTTAAAGTCTATTAGTTTAAGGTCTATTATTACTTCCACAAACATCTTGATTGCATATGAAGTTTTCTCAAAATACAATGACTCGAAATCATGAGGCTTGTTCAGCCATTTCACCATAAGTTTTTAGATCATGACAAATTTCATATCTATGATAAATCCATTAGCTCTCTCCCAGGAAAAAGTACAGTTCCTAGTCAACCATTTGTAGAACATTCCACTTGCAATAGTCTGTCTAGCTCTGAAAGACAACTAATGTTTTCACTATATTAACAAAAAGCATTAACTATTACACATCAGAAACATAATACATGATTTATCATTCCCCTTTAGCTGGCAGTTTCCCATATTGATTTAGTTGATGATTAGGTTTCAGGCCTTACATTTTTGAAGACCGATGGCAAATACCATTGATACTCTGAAAGCATCAGCCAAGACAAATGATGACAGCTTTTATACCTCTAGTTTGGGACCTTCAGCACATAGAGACAATTTGCACCTTCTTTTACCAGCGTTCTCTTGGCCTACCATCAGGAAACACAGGGGCTAgcaccttttcttttttcttcacaGAGCTATCTACCAGTTTAGCTGATTTGTTTTCTCCAATCTTTACAGTTCCATAATCTTCATCAAAATCTGGAGGcatatcatcatcttcatcactCCAATCATCTTCATTGCcatcatcaacatcatcaaACTGACCATCAGtcatataatcatcaattgaCCAGTCCTCTCCATCCTCACCACTTCCCTCTTCTGGTTCATCAGTCCTGTCAGAGTAGTGATCATCTTTCTGGGGAGCACCTCTCTTTGGAAATCTAGGAACAGAGACAAGCGCGCGGAATTTCTCTTTGATAACCAACAGTCGATCCTTATCTATCAATTGGGAATCACGGTAAGCTTCCCTGAGGAAAACTGAATCTCTATCCCCTTTCAAGGAGACATAGAACATATCAGGGTGCCTTATCAGCATTCCCCTTACTTGCTGAGAGAACCTAAACTCCTCTCTGAAATGAGTAAGGTGATCCACAAGAGTTTTCTTCTCAACAGTGAGGCTCAAAATCTCATGAACAATTCCACAAGCATGCTTTTCTTTCTCTGGTGTTCCTGGCCTTAATCCTGAAAAATCTGAATAAGGGGATATATATGGCATAT encodes:
- the LOC102616358 gene encoding abscisic acid receptor PYL9 encodes the protein MNGVDAYGVMEAQYIRRHHRHEPRENQCTSALVKHIRAPVHLVWSLVRRFDQPQKYKPFVSRCVVNGDLGIGSVREVNVKSGLPATTSTERLELLDDEEHILGIKIVGGDHRLRNYSSIMTVHPEIIDGRPGTLVIESFVVDVPEGNTKDETCYFVQALIRCNLKSLADVSERMAVQDRTEPINQF
- the LOC127901016 gene encoding pentatricopeptide repeat-containing protein At4g01030, mitochondrial-like isoform X2, which gives rise to MKESKFMGHFTHGSYQNVLTLLRGMQSFGFRPNASSVSVVLQAVTELRLLKYGRESHGYILRNGLDYDLYVGTSLMDMYVKNDCLQNAQEVFDNMKNRNIVAWNSLISGYCFKGLFVNAKKMLNQMEEEEIKPDLVSWNSLVSGYSIWGQSKEALVIIHHMKNSGIYPNVVTWTSLISGSLQNENYRESLKFFIQMQQEDIKPNSTTMSSLLQTCGGLGLLQNGKEIHCLCLKNGFIKDAYVATGLIDMYSKSGNLKSAREVFRKSANKTLASWNCMIMGFAIYGNGKEAILLFHELLETGFQPDAITFTALLAACKNSGLVEEGWKYFDSMSTDYNIIPTIEHYSCMVDLLGKAGYLDEAWDFIRTMPFKPDATIWGALLGSCRIHGHLEYAEIASRRLFKLEPCNSANYNLMMNLLAMSNRWEDVERLRHSMDEVGVKSVLVWSWIQIDQIVHVFSAEGAPHPATGEIYFELYHLVSEMKKLGYVPDTRCVYQDIDEEEKGKVLLSHTEKLAIVYGLMKTKSRAPIRVIKNTRVCSDCHTAAKYMSLVRGREIFLRDGARFHHFREGECSCNDCWQ
- the LOC127901016 gene encoding pentatricopeptide repeat-containing protein At4g01030, mitochondrial-like isoform X1, with the translated sequence MTIHINIIIIPRLMSERLNGAFQVGGENEPFQGTKSQDRPHPQNQQRKCEVTNFKAVSVLSVGSESFFALLLYYIACVGSSQLTRQNTAIVMPKLHSIYHHFNTRTSINQNRHSHKPNSITNSPTSLALPPTDTLAKQAQLSCISSGFCFLNETNKFRCLSSVKSKHAQMIKMGKIWNSDDMVKSLIFHYLEFGDFTSAAKAFFLYFSRSYADWSSFLEDYESFGGEVQELLEVWGELHGKGVIFRSRILTIILKLCTKLMAFWLGVEVHASLIKRGFDFDVHLKCALMNFYGKCRDVESANKLFSEVSDLEDDLLWNEIIMVKLRNEKWENAIKLFREMQFSSAKAISRTIVKMLQACAKVGAFHEGKQIHGYVLKSALESNLSVCNCLISMYSRNNKLELATRVFDSMKDHNLSSWNSMISSYTGLGYVDVAWSLFNKMNSSRIQPDIITWNCLLSGHFTHGSYQNVLTLLRGMQSFGFRPNASSVSVVLQAVTELRLLKYGRESHGYILRNGLDYDLYVGTSLMDMYVKNDCLQNAQEVFDNMKNRNIVAWNSLISGYCFKGLFVNAKKMLNQMEEEEIKPDLVSWNSLVSGYSIWGQSKEALVIIHHMKNSGIYPNVVTWTSLISGSLQNENYRESLKFFIQMQQEDIKPNSTTMSSLLQTCGGLGLLQNGKEIHCLCLKNGFIKDAYVATGLIDMYSKSGNLKSAREVFRKSANKTLASWNCMIMGFAIYGNGKEAILLFHELLETGFQPDAITFTALLAACKNSGLVEEGWKYFDSMSTDYNIIPTIEHYSCMVDLLGKAGYLDEAWDFIRTMPFKPDATIWGALLGSCRIHGHLEYAEIASRRLFKLEPCNSANYNLMMNLLAMSNRWEDVERLRHSMDEVGVKSVLVWSWIQIDQIVHVFSAEGAPHPATGEIYFELYHLVSEMKKLGYVPDTRCVYQDIDEEEKGKVLLSHTEKLAIVYGLMKTKSRAPIRVIKNTRVCSDCHTAAKYMSLVRGREIFLRDGARFHHFREGECSCNDCWQ